A window of Macaca thibetana thibetana isolate TM-01 chromosome 7, ASM2454274v1, whole genome shotgun sequence genomic DNA:
TAATAAGCAACCAACTTGCCACATGCGATGTTCTACAAAAAGCAGAGGGAATTATACTCACTCCAGTGGCTCTTCGTTTCTTCCTAATACTTTGGCCATCATTTTGTTCAGCACCAGAGGTACAGCTACTATCTGTGGCTGCATCCGCTAAACTGGAGATCGCAAGGGCTGAGGATGCATTTGATGACAGAGAGTTTCCTTCTCCGTTACTCTCTTGGGAATTCTGACTCTCTGAAGGTGGCATAGACCTCTCCTggctgttcaagtcttttgccgaATGCATCAAAGGTATTATATCGTCAGAAGGTAATTGTGCACTATGTCGCCTTCGGGTAGCAACATTTTCAGCCCTTTCACCTGTTCGGAGGGAGGCAGCCAGAGGTGTCACTTCTTGTTTGAGGTGCATGGTTGCGTTCTGACTCTGTCCAGCCCTCAGTGAGTTACCAGGTGAAACCATCTGCTGGGGCTCATTTTCTTTGCCTGTACCTTCCTCACTGAAGAAGCTATACACAGAAGGAGCTCTGTCCATGATCACGCTGCTCTCAGAAAGGCTTCGCTTTCTTGCCAAGCCAGgggatgaggaaatggaaacGCCTTCCCACTGGAATCCTTCTAGACTGGACAGATCAGGTTCCCCGTCCAAATCTAAGGCTTCTTGTTCATTTTGAACAAGCGGTACCATTTCTATGCCAAAccttaaggaagaaagaaaaaatgaaaacataaattggaTATGGTTGTTGGGAGaggcattattttttaatgtgccaGCTTCTCTCAAGCACTGAGGTTATAAAAAGTAAGGTAGTTCTtgtcttcaaggagctcacagtctagtaaGTGATacagatattaatatattatgttGTGACAAGTACCAGATTAGAGGTTTGTATACAGCTACAATAATATATTTGAGGGAGTAAAAATTGAGTTTTATTTCATATGGAGCTCTAAATCTATAATAATACATAcagcatgtaatttttaaaagcaaacaaaccaaacccaaagaaaaaaaaacccttttattgagcatttacggGTGCTATATACTGATAATTTCAAGTGCTACTCACAGGGTGTGGGAAAAAGAAAGTGGGGGAAAATAAATCCATTATTTCAACAAGTACAGAAATGCCCCTGAAGCCTGCAGACTGTATCATCGTGCAGCAGTTATGACTTTCAAGTAGCAATGTTGAACACTGTTTTACCATTCAGAAAAGTCTAGTACCTCAACATAAGATGAAGAGCCAAAATATTACACAAGTGCTCAAGAGAAAGCATGTTGTAGTAACAATGCCCAGAGTACATACAGAAAAGCTAACTATTCGTGGGTTCCAAGTAAAAGGTAATGAGAACAGTTCTATTTAAAAGTTACAGCACGCATTCCAAAATTAAGATCTAGACAAAGACACAGATCTATAGCTCTACATTTTTATACTGTCGTTTTCTACCCCCATAAAGTGATGGATTTTACCCCTATAAAGTGATGACTTTTTTCTTACGTCACCATCTTGTTTCTCAAGTAGGTGTGCTTCCATTTTAACCTGCACTCTCTGCTAGGAAATACTTTATTCCATCTGTCATAGAGTATCAGTCACTATTTGATATTAAATCAAGACATCTACAACAGATATTGTTGGCaaacatttaattaaatgaaacacGTAGAATTCTCTTGATCAGGGTCAAAGGGTTACTTTAAAAGAGAgcgagggggaaaaaaaaagaaagacaccgAAAAGCAGCACACACCTGGGTAAGCCTTTGCCCAGCTCTTGCTTTTTCTTGGTTACTTGCTGAATGACCTGTTCCCAGTTGACATTTCTCCGAGATGCATTTAGAATCTGCCGTAGGGTTGGCTTGAGCCCAGACTCCTTCTCTGTCTCACTCTTTCGGTGACCGCTAATATTGCGAATGCGGCGGGCACTATTGAGGTTTGGCTCAGGAAGGTGCACTCCAGTTTTGCTCTTCAAACTAATGTGCCGGGTTAGATCCCTCTGAAGTGAGGCAGGAAAGCCAAGCTTACTTAGTTCAGGCAGGAGAGGGCCCGAGGGCTGACTGATGTCACTTTTTTGAAGCTCTGCATCCAAGCTAGTACTCTCAAAGCCTTCTGTTTCATAAGATACATGAGATTTAATAGAGTCATCAACCTGTGCATCTTCTAGAGAGGTTTTCAAGTCTAGCAATAAGCCAGGGTGTGGACTGGCTGCAGATGTCATTTGTAATTCAGATTCTTTCTGGTGAACTGTGGGATTACATGGGGAAGTGGATAGTTCTCTAGAAGTCTTCAGGATTCGGTCATCGTCCTCTTTCTCATCAGCAGTACGAGTGCTGCCGGATAACAATTCTGTAGTTGCAGAACCTAGGGTTCCAATTTTTGTTCCCTGCTTTTCCGTGTCAGAtgtctccccatcactttcatcTTCTAGTGCGTGCACTTGAAACTCAATTTTCAAAGACCCTTTTTCAGATTCTTCTACATTTCTACTTGCTTTTGCATAGTTCCTGGTCCTTTTAGAAGTGCTAAGAAGTGGATTTTGCAATGACTCATGACACTGTAGCACCTCTTTGGCCTTTCGTAACGTATCATTTAAATTGTCACCAGATTGCTTTTGAGAGCCAAATGTACTTTTACTCCCTTTTAAAACATGAGAACATGAACTACGCAGTTTGGATATGTAAGGACCATGGTTATCTTCCGCAGAGGGCTTGTTCGAGGGATCTGAGTGttctccaggggaaaaaaaatttgttttggtgTTTTCTGAGGTATTCTTTGGATCTTGTTTTTGAGGAAATGATTTAGTGGCTGGACATGGAAGGAGTGGGGATTTCAATGACGGCATTTTATTTGGGGTATGCTCTTGTTCAGGTTTTTCTGTAATGGAGCACTGTCTCACCACCTCGAAGGAAGCAGCAGGATCAGAAGAGGCCTTGTGATTAAGAGATCCAGTAtgcatttctttttgtgttttctgttttggggAATTATGTGTTTCATCAGTTTGGGGCTCCTGTATTCCTGTAGTTATCAAGCTAAAATCAAAGAGAGGTTTCTCCATCATTTCTGACTTGTTACCAGTGACGTCTTTCAATCCTGACTGTAAATCCAGAGTCTTCTGGGAAGGGTAAGGCGTCCAGCGACGAGGCTTTTCCCTTGCCGCACTGCCATTCTTTCCACTAACTTTGGAAGTAGCAGTGTCTGTTTGTTTAGTGGTTTGGCTTTCTGGCTGCTCAAAATTGAAGTCGAGTAAGCCTTCTGAAGGAAATGTATCACTTGTAAATCCTTCAGAAGGACCTCTATATGTGGCAACTGTACCAAGTTTGTCATTTTCTTGCCGCTGCCAATTATATCTGTCCTGACTGTATTTGTTTGACTTACTAGATTTCTTGTTCCATAGCATAGTCATGTCTTCCATTGGACAGTTagaatttctgtttctgcctGGTTGAAATTTGTCTCCAGGGCCACTGTAATTCCAATTATTTGTACTACGTACACTGGATTTCCAGTTTCCGTTACTGTTGTTCATATGCCAACTGGAAAAGCCACCTGTTCCTTCAGAAAGCCAACTGGAATTCCTTCCTGTGCCATTATGATTCCAATCTACCGTTCCGCTATTTGAAAGCCAACCACCTCCAGAATTACTATGGTTGTGAAACCAAGTTGAGGAGCCTCCTGCAACACCCTTATGCCACCCGGAACGTCCTCTTGGCCCACCACCATTCCTCAAAGAATGTGGAAAGCTGTTTTTCCTAGTATTATTAAAGCCATCTTTTTCCCATTTCCAATCCCGCTGTGGAGGTCCACGATGATGCCATGCAGGCTGACTGTAACTCTCTCTGTCTTGGTAAGGAATTCGGTCTTCTCGTCTCCATTGGGGTCGTCTGTCATCAGAGTTTATTTCTTGGTTGCTATTGGAAGGTTCATCTTGTCtggaagaaaaacagtttttcatTAGTAATTTAAAGGAATTCCTATGCTACCTTGAAAGGCATAACCCTCCAAACTTCCCTTGTACTTTCCTCCCGTTACTTAGAATATGTAACCGAGTCTAGTTTCATATCTAATAgtggttgttttcatatctttaaatgatatatttaaactTATATTCCTCAActtattaacttaaaaattaaacattttaaattatttaaatttcaaataattacaACTATCTCCTCTATCacccagaaatattaaaaatttggcacatttggccaggtgtggtggctcacatctataattccagccactttgggaggccgaggcaggcagatcacttgaggtcaggagttcaagaccaacatggccaatatggagaaaccccatctctactaaaaatacaaaaattagccatgcgtagtgccgcacgcctgtaaccccagctactcaggaggctgaggaatgataatcacttgaacccaggaggcggaggttgcagtgagctgagatcgcaccattgcactccagcctgggcaacagagcgagactatctcaaaaaaacaagcaaacaaaaatttgaCACATTTATATTCTCCTCCCTTTCTTGGTCCTGTTTTTCTTGGCATGTTCTGAAATTTTGTCCCTATcatccaattattatttttatattatgcagttttttTGGAATAagaacaattatattttatagctatagttatcttttttttttttctttttgagacagagtcttgctctgttggccaggctgaagtgcagtggcacaatctcagcccactgcaatctttgtctctgaggctcaagcaattctcctgcctcagcctcccaagtagctgggattacaggcatgcgccaccacgcccggctaatttttgtatttttggtagacacggtgtttcatcatgttggccaggctggtctcaaactcctgacctcaggtaattcacccaccgcagcctcccaaagtgctgggattacaggcgtacaggcatgagccaccgcgcctggcctagttatcatatttaatacaattttatattcagCTGCCCTTAATACCATGATTTTTCCAGTTGTAGGTTCTTTCTGAAAAACTCCCATTTCTTAAcctattttaaataagattatacTTTGcatggttatttttattaataaacacTTTGACCAGTACCCATTCAATAGCCATTAGTGGTATAAGAAGACTTTTATGTACAGTTCCGGTTTGTGAAGGGCTTAGCACCTAGCTGAGATAATAAGGTCATAAACAGGAGGAAAATAGCATATACCAAACAAGTAGTAACCATAAGATGTGCTATAAGAGCTTTATGAGCTAGAGGTTTTTATAAAGAAACTACAGCTGTGTCATGTATTCATGTTAGATGAGGAGTCTACAGAAACATGAATAAACTTCAGTAAGCATCACAGCAGTAGGTGTAAATACTATTTTCTTCTACAAACTGCCTATGGTGTGCATGGCCATGGTGCTTATCATGTGCTAAGTGCTCAAAATACTGAGTACTGCTAGTTAAAATTTACTGAGTACCTAAGTATCAGGCATTTAATGCCAAGCACCTTATATATAGATTatctcttttagtttttataatcCTGAGgcaagtattcttttttttttttttgagatggagtcttgctttgtcacctaggctggagtgcaatggcatgatcttggctcactgcaacctccacctctcgagttcaagtgattctcctgcctcagcctcctgagtagctgagattacaggtgcccgccaccatgcctggctaatttttatatttttagtagaggcggggttgcaccatgttggccaggctgatcttgaactcctgacctcatgatctgcctgcctcagcctcccaaaacactgggattacaggcgtggcaaATATTCTTATTATTCCtacttttcagatgagaaattGAGCAGTAGAGAGGTTATATAACTTGACTAGAATAAGACAGCCAGAAAGTAGCAGAGCAGAGATTTAAACcttggcaggccgggcgcggtggctcaagcctgtaatcccagcactttgggaggccgagacgggtggatcacgaggtcaggagatcgagaccatcctggataacacggtgaaaccccgtctctactaagaaatacaaaaaactagccgggcgaggtggtgggtgcctgtagtcccagctactcgggaggctgaggctggagaatggcgtgaacccgggaggcggagcttgcagtgagctgagatccggccactgcactccagcctgggctacagagcaagactccgtctcaaaaaaaaaaaaaaaaaaaaaaaaaaccttggcaGTCTGACTCCAGCCAGAGTCTATACTCCTAACCATAGGCCTTCATAGAATCAACATCTCAAAACAAAGTTTCCACATCTAAGTTCCTTCCTCTGACCTTGACTTAAAAATCTTAAACTCAGTACTGACTTAAATTGGCTTTAAAGGGTTTTAATGTCTATGATATTTTGGACACAAATTGGAACTTCTTCCTTTTTCACAAGATGGAATTTAAAAGTCTATCTAGAAATTCAAACATCCACTAATGTTATATAAATTACAATCATTTCTAAACAGGAGACTGTTTAGAAAGTAACAAGTATTATTATATACAgtagcagaattttttttataatcATTAACCAAATTGCCTTTATGTTTTGATTCTATGTAAAAACTTTTGACATCCAAGGAGACCACTGACACAGCTATACTGATATGATCAGAAATGGGAGAATTGGGGGATAAATAACTCACGAAGTAGAATTCCTAGATCTCATGAATTGGCTAGATTCAGAAGATAGGAGCATTCAGCTAAACCCACAGACCAGAAAGAATAATCTAAGTTAAAAatcatgaaggaaaaaagaaaaacaacactcCTGAAGAAGTAGAtgattttggccaggtgtggtggctcatgtctgtaatctcagcactttgggaggccaaggcgggtggatcacttgagccaagaagttcgaggccagcctggacaacatgcctaaaccccatctctaccaaaaataaaaattaaaagaaaaattagccaggcatggtggcaatgcatgcctgtagccccagcttcttgggaagctgaggtgggaggactgttggagcctcaggaagttgaggctgcagtgaggtgtcatcgtgccactacactcaagcctgggtgacagaccaacactctgtctccaaaaaaaaaaaagaagaagtagattattttataaataggtCACCAAGGAGGCATATCAAAAGACTCAAAAAATAGTAACTATGATATGAATATCTAATCTATTCTGTcttaatgtttaattatttacaCAGATAAAGCTAAAAATGGCACTAGTATGTAAGAACAAAATAGAAGTTAGTCTCCCAGAGGCTTCAACTGCCTAAAGTAGGAGAAAGTAAACTGCAACGatattaaaagtaatgaaaatgtcATTTGAAGGACTAAGCTACTAAATGATTTAAGAACCATGTTGTTTGAGTGTCCctcatctgaaatgcttgggaccagaaatgttttgcatttcaaattgctttggattttggaatatttttgcatatacataatgggATATTATGGGAATgcgacccaagtctaaacataaaattcatttatgtttcatatataccttttATACACAGTCTGAAGATAATTttaggtaatattttaaat
This region includes:
- the ZNF106 gene encoding zinc finger protein 106 isoform X4 — translated: MVRERKCILCHIVYSSKKEMDEHMRSMLHHRELENLKGRDISHECRVCGVTEVGLSAYAKHISGQLHKDNVDAQEREDDGKGEEEEEDYFDKELVQLIKQRKEQSRQDEPSNSNQEINSDDRRPQWRREDRIPYQDRESYSQPAWHHRGPPQRDWKWEKDGFNNTRKNSFPHSLRNGGGPRGRSGWHKGVAGGSSTWFHNHSNSGGGWLSNSGTVDWNHNGTGRNSSWLSEGTGGFSSWHMNNSNGNWKSSVRSTNNWNYSGPGDKFQPGRNRNSNCPMEDMTMLWNKKSSKSNKYSQDRYNWQRQENDKLGTVATYRGPSEGFTSDTFPSEGLLDFNFEQPESQTTKQTDTATSKVSGKNGSAAREKPRRWTPYPSQKTLDLQSGLKDVTGNKSEMMEKPLFDFSLITTGIQEPQTDETHNSPKQKTQKEMHTGSLNHKASSDPAASFEVVRQCSITEKPEQEHTPNKMPSLKSPLLPCPATKSFPQKQDPKNTSENTKTNFFSPGEHSDPSNKPSAEDNHGPYISKLRSSCSHVLKGSKSTFGSQKQSGDNLNDTLRKAKEVLQCHESLQNPLLSTSKRTRNYAKASRNVEESEKGSLKIEFQVHALEDESDGETSDTEKQGTKIGTLGSATTELLSGSTRTADEKEDDDRILKTSRELSTSPCNPTVHQKESELQMTSAASPHPGLLLDLKTSLEDAQVDDSIKSHVSYETEGFESTSLDAELQKSDISQPSGPLLPELSKLGFPASLQRDLTRHISLKSKTGVHLPEPNLNSARRIRNISGHRKSETEKESGLKPTLRQILNASRRNVNWEQVIQQVTKKKQELGKGLPRFGIEMVPLVQNEQEALDLDGEPDLSSLEGFQWEGVSISSSPGLARKRSLSESSVIMDRAPSVYSFFSEEGTGKENEPQQMVSPGNSLRAGQSQNATMHLKQEVTPLAASLRTGERAENVATRRRHSAQLPSDDIIPLMHSAKDLNSQERSMPPSESQNSQESNGEGNSLSSNASSALAISSLADAATDSSCTSGAEQNDGQSIRKKRRATGDGSSPELPSLERKNKRRKIKGKKERSQVDQLLNISLREEELSKSLQCMDNNLLQARAALQTAYVEVQRLLMLKQQITMEMSALRTHRIQILQGLQETYEPSEHPDQVPCSLTRERRNSRSQTSVDAALLPTPFFPLFLEPPSSHVSPSPTGASLQITTSPAFQTHGSVPAPDSSVQIKQEPMSPEQDETVNAVPPSSACNVSNELLEANKTPLEKEPHSPADQPEQQAESTLTSAETRGSKKKKKLRKKKSLRAAHVPENSDTEQDVLTVKPVRKVKAGKLIKGGKVTTSTWEDSRTGREQGSVRDEPDSDSSLEVLEIPNPQLEVVAIDSSESGEEKPDSPSKKDIWNSTEQNLLETSRSGCDEVSSTSEIGTRYKDGIPVSVAETQTVISSIKGSKNSSEISSEPGDDDEPTEGSFEGHQAAVNAIQIFGNLLYTCSADKTVRVYNLVSRKCVGVFEGHTSKVNCLLVTQTSGKNAALYTGSSDHTVRCYNVKSRECVEQLQLEDRVLCLHSRWRILYAGLANGTVVTFNIKNNKRLEIFECHGPRAVSCLATAQEGARKLLVVGSYDCTISVRDARNGLLLRTLEGHSKTILCMKVVNDLVFSGSSDQSVHAHNIHTGELVRIYKGHNHAVTVVNILGKVMVTACLDKFVRVYELQSHDRLQVYGGHKDMIMCMTIHKSMIYTGCYDGSIQAVRLNLMQNYRCWWHGCSLIFGVVDHLKQHLLTDHTNPNFQTLKCRWKNCDAFFTARKGSKQDAAGHIERHAEDDSKIDS
- the ZNF106 gene encoding zinc finger protein 106 isoform X3, with the translated sequence MVRERKCILCHIVYSSKKEMDEHMRSMLHHRELENLKGRDISHECRVCGVTEVGLSAYAKHISGQLHKDNVDAQEREDDGKGEEEEEDYFDKELVQLIKQRKEQSRQDEPSNSNQEINSDDRRPQWRREDRIPYQDRESYSQPAWHHRGPPQRDWKWEKDGFNNTRKNSFPHSLRNGGGPRGRSGWHKGVAGGSSTWFHNHSNSGGGWLSNSGTVDWNHNGTGRNSSWLSEGTGGFSSWHMNNSNGNWKSSVRSTNNWNYSGPGDKFQPGRNRNSNCPMEDMTMLWNKKSSKSNKYSQDRYNWQRQENDKLGTVATYRGPSEGFTSDTFPSEGLLDFNFEQPESQTTKQTDTATSKVSGKNGSAAREKPRRWTPYPSQKTLDLQSGLKDVTGNKSEMMEKPLFDFSLITTGIQEPQTDETHNSPKQKTQKEMHTGSLNHKASSDPAASFEVVRQCSITEKPEQEHTPNKMPSLKSPLLPCPATKSFPQKQDPKNTSENTKTNFFSPGEHSDPSNKPSAEDNHGPYISKLRSSCSHVLKGSKSTFGSQKQSGDNLNDTLRKAKEVLQCHESLQNPLLSTSKRTRNYAKASRNVEESEKGSLKIEFQVHALEDESDGETSDTEKQGTKIGTLGSATTELLSGSTRTADEKEDDDRILKTSRELSTSPCNPTVHQKESELQMTSAASPHPGLLLDLKTSLEDAQVDDSIKSHVSYETEGFESTSLDAELQKSDISQPSGPLLPELSKLGFPASLQRDLTRHISLKSKTGVHLPEPNLNSARRIRNISGHRKSETEKESGLKPTLRQILNASRRNVNWEQVIQQVTKKKQELGKGLPRFGIEMVPLVQNEQEALDLDGEPDLSSLEGFQWEGVSISSSPGLARKRSLSESSVIMDRAPSVYSFFSEEGTGKENEPQQMVSPGNSLRAGQSQNATMHLKQEVTPLAASLRTGERAENVATRRRHSAQLPSDDIIPLMHSAKDLNSQERSMPPSESQNSQESNGEGNSLSSNASSALAISSLADAATDSSCTSGAEQNDGQSIRKKRRATGFSLSLQDGSSPELPSLERKNKRRKIKGKKERSQVDQLLNISLREEELSKSLQCMDNNLLQARAALQTAYVEVQRLLMLKQQITMEMSALRTHRIQILQGLQETYEPSEHPDQVPCSLTRERRNSRSQTSVDAALLPTPFFPLFLEPPSSHVSPSPTGASLQITTSPAFQTHGSVPAPDSSVQIKQEPMSPEQDETVNAVPPSSACNVSNELLEANKTPLEKEPHSPADQPEQQAESTLTSAETRGSKKKKKLRKKKSLRAAHVPENSDTEQDVLTVKPVRKVKAGKLIKGGKVTTSTWEDSRTGREQGSVRDEPDSDSSLEVLEIPNPQLEVVAIDSSESGEEKPDSPSKKDIWNSTEQNLLETSRSGCDEVSSTSEIGTRYKDGIPVSVAETQTVISSIKGSKNSSEISSEPGDDDEPTEGSFEGHQAAVNAIQIFGNLLYTCSADKTVRVYNLVSRKCVGVFEGHTSKVNCLLVTQTSGKNAALYTGSSDHTVRCYNVKSRECVEQLQLEDRVLCLHSRWRILYAGLANGTVVTFNIKNNKRLEIFECHGPRAVSCLATAQEGARKLLVVGSYDCTISVRDARNGLLLRTLEGHSKTILCMKVVNDLVFSGSSDQSVHAHNIHTGELVRIYKGHNHAVTVVNILGKVMVTACLDKFVRVYELQSHDRLQVYGGHKDMIMCMTIHKSMIYTGCYDGSIQAVRLNLMQNYRCWWHGCSLIFGVVDHLKQHLLTDHTNPNFQTLKCRWKNCDAFFTARKGSKQDAAGHIERHAEDDSKIDS